A window of Microbispora hainanensis genomic DNA:
CCGGCGAACAGCCCCACGGCGAGCGGGACGACGGCGGCCCACTCGACGGGCCCGAAGAGGACGAATCCGGCGGCGGAGACCAGGGCGCCGGCACCGAGGAGCATGTTCTTCAGGGCGTTGGCGGCGGGCAGCCGCGGCTCGGCGGTCACCAAGAGGAGGGCGAGGATCATCACCCCCGACCCCGCGCCGAAATATCCGTTGTAGACCGACAGGACGGTCAGCCCGAGCGGGAGGACGGCGTCGGGTGAACCACGCCGTTCGTGGCGCAGCGCGAGGCGGGGTTGCGCGAGCAGCGCCAGCGAACCCCCGGCCACGAGGAACGGCACGACGCGGGCGAAGACACCGGGCGGGGTGGACAGCAGCAACGCCGACCCCGCCGCCCCGCCGAGCGCCGCCAGCGGCACCCACCGCCGCAGCCACGGCGCCCTCCCGCGCAGCTCGGGCTGGGAGGCCAGGGCCGAGCCCGGCCAGCAGGCGACGAGCGCGACGATGTTGGCCACGTTCGCCGCGAGGGCGGGAAGGCCCGCCGCGAGCAGGGCCGGATAGGAGATGAGCGAGGTGATGCCGCCCGCGGTGCCGACCAGCCCGGCGAGCACCCCTGCGGCGGCCAGCAGCACGGCGTCCCCGAACCCCGTCACGAACCCCGTCACGAGCCCCGTCACGAGCCCGGTCACAGTGCCCGTCACGAGGCCGGGCGCGCCCCGGCGTCCGGCGGGGGCGTCTCGACCGGGAACAGGATCGGGCTGAGCAGATGCCGCCTGCGCCGCGGCGCGGGCTCGTTCGTCATCCGCGCGACGATGACCGCGCGCAGCTCCGCGATCATCTCGGCGCGTTCCTCCGGGCTCAGCCACAGCACGTGCTGCCGATAACCCACCTCGTCGGCCGCGGGATCGGCGCCGTCCAGGCCGAGGTAGGCGTCGAACTCGGAGATCAGCGCGGCCATCGCCGTGGCGAACGTGCGCCGGTGGTCCTCCGGCGTCATCGCCGCCACGGTGCCGGCGTCGATCACCACCCGCTCGCGCAGCCGGTAGCGCCGTTCCACCGCGCCGCGCACCCGGTGCTCGCCGTCCACCTCCAGCACGCCGGCGTCGGCGAGCGCGGCGACGTGGCGATAGACGGTCGCCTTGTGCACCTCCGATATGCGCTCGCACAACTGCGCGGTCGTGAGGACCCGCCCACCGGCGAGCGCCTGCACGACGCGCAGCCGCACCGGATGCGCGAGCACCTCCATCACGTCCATGGTCCGAATGATCGCACGTGTGCTACCGTTCGCAGAAATGCGAACAATCAGAGGAGAGGGCGGCATGGGACGACCGGCATCGGAGACGACGGCCCCGCCCCTGGGGCGCCTGTACGACGTCGGAGAGCGGCGGTTGATGCTGCACCGCTCGGGCTCGGGCGGGCCGAGCGTGGTGTTCCTGCCCGGCGCGGGCCTGGTGGGCCTCGACTTCCTGAACGTCCAGGAGGGCGCCGCGGCCTTCGCCACGAGCGTGCTCTACGACCGCGGCGGCACGGGCTGGAGCGAGCCGGCGCCTCTCCCCCGCCGCGCGACCGAGGTCGCCGCCGAACTGCGCGGCCTTCTGCGGGCCACGGCGGTTCCCGGGCCGTTCCTCCTCGTGGGACACTCCCTCGGCGCGTTCTACGCGCGCCGCTACGCGCAGCTCTTCCCGGACGAGGTCGCCGGGCTCCTCCTGCTCGACCCCGGCCATGAGGACATCCTCGACCACATGCCGGCACAGGCCGCCGACCTGGCCGAGCGGATGCGGCCCGACCCGGCGCGGATGCCGGAGCTGACCGGCGAGCAGCGCCGGGCCGCCCGCGAGGCGTACGCCCGCCTGTACGCCGAGTGGCCCGCGCCGTTGCGCGAGGCGCTGATCGGCCACCACCTGGCGTCGTGGCGGACGAGCCTGCGCGAGACGGAGAACTTCGAGACCGAGGTCTACGACGAGCTGCGGGCCGGCGGGCCGCTGCCCGACGTCCCGCTCATCGTGCTGACCGCGGGCGGCGTGAACCCCTACTGGGCGAAGTTCCTGCCCGAGGAGGTGATGCGCGAGGCGCACGACGGGGTGCGCGCCCTGCACGCGGCGATGGCCCGCTCGGTGCCCAGGGGACGGCAGCGCGTGGTCGACGGCGCCTCCCACCAATACCTGCACGTCGAGCGGGCCGACGAGGTGCTGCGGGCGATCCGCGACCTCATGACGGCCATCTGAGCCCGCGTCACAAGGCGGCGCCCGCCGACCGCCGCCAGGCGTCGATCACCGCGCGTTCCTCGTCGGGGTCGAGCCCGGGCGGGAACGCCGGGATCTCGCCCGACCCGGTCAGCCACGCCCAGGTGTCGGCGACCGTCTCCACCACCGGACGGCACCGCAGGCCGGTCGCCATGGCCCGGCCGACGTCGGTGCGGATGAACCCGGCCAGCGCGGGACCGGGCGGGATCCAGCCCGGCAGCGCCGCCCACCGGTCGATCCCGGCCGCCTCGATCGCCTCGGGCTCGACCCAGACCGGCTCGGCGAGCCCGCCGGTGACCGCGACCGCGGACTCCAGCAGGTCGCGGGTCGTGCAGTGCCCCTCCGGGTTGACCAGGTTGACCGGGCCCCGCACCCCGCGCTCGGCCGCGTCGAGCAGCCAGGCGACGAGGTCGCGTACGTCCACGTAGCGGAACGGCTGGCCGGCCGGGCCGGGGGCGAGCATCTCCCCGCCCCGCGCCGCGCGCAGCAGCCAGTGCGGCAGCTGCCCGGGAAGCTCGTGCGGCCCGAGGATCAGCCCGGCGCGGGCCAGCACGGCGCGGTCGCCGAACGCCTCCTCCACGGCGAGCTCGCCGCCCCGCTTGTTGGGGGCGTAGTCGACGTCCTCGGCGTCCGCCGACGCCTCGACCGTGGGCCAGTCCTCGTTCAGGCCGGCCGGCGTCGGGGGCGCGTACACCGCCCGGCTGGAGACGTACACGTACCTGTCCGCGCACCCGGCCAGGGCGCGGGCGCTGTCGCGTACGACCCGGGGCGCGCCGGCCCAGGTGTCCACCACGACGTCCCACCGGCCCTCGGCGAGCGGGGCCAGGCCGGCCGGGCGGAGCCGGTCGCCGGTCACCGCCCGGGCTTCGGGGTGGGCCCATCCGGCGCGCCCGCGCGTGAAGGTGGTGACGTGCCAGCCGCGTTCCACGGCGGCCGTGACCACCCACCGGCCGACGAACGTCGTGCCGCCCAGCACCAGCAACCGCATGCCGTTCATCACTGTCTCCTGATCCGGTAGAGAACGTGGCGGCGCAGCGGGTGACCCGCGGGGAGCGCCGGGTGGTCGAAGTCATCGGCCGGGTCGTGTGTCATCCCGAGCCGCCGCATGACCGCCTGCGAGCGGACGTTCTGCACCGCGGTGAACGAGACGACCTCGGTCAGCCCGGCCCGGCCGAACCCGTCCTCCAGCGACGCCCGCGCCGCCTCCGTGGCGTACCCCCGGCCCCAGGCGGAGCGGGCGAGCCGCCAGCCGATCTCCACGCACGGCGTGAAGGGGGCGGTGAACCTCGGGACCGACAGCCCGGTGAAGCCGATGAACTCGCCGTCGGCCTCGACGGCCCACAGACCGAACCCGTGCTCGTCGAACCCGGCCTCGATGCGCTCGGCCAGCGCGTCGCTGTCCTCCCGGGAGAGCGTGGCCGGGAAGTGCTCCATGACGACGGGATCGGCGTTCAGCGCGGCGAAGGGCTCCTTGTCGTCCTCGCGCCAGCGCCGCAGCACGAGCCGTTCTGTCCTGATCGAATCGGCCACCCGCCGACGATAGTGCACGCAGGCTTTGGCCCCCGATGACGGTCCCCGATGCGGGGGGCGGGAGAAAGCAGAGGCGGAAGTCGGCTAGAGTCGTTCGTGGCCGATGTGGTTTGTGTCCCCCGGGCCGCAATCACCGCCTTCACGGAATACCGTCCGGCTGGAGCCGTGTTGTGCATCTCGCCGAGGAGGCGACCGCCACATCGGCCCTCGACGTGGGCGCCCCGCGAGACTCGTTCTCGCGGGGCGCCGCTCTCTTTCCCGGTCGTTCAACTGCGTCTTCTCACCAGGCCCGGCCCATGGGCAGGTGCGCCAGGCCGGGCGCGGACAGGTGCAGCACCTCGTAGCGTTCCGCGTCCGCGTACGCGCCGGGCACCTCCCGCTCCCACAGCGCGAACGTCAGCAGCCGCCAGTGGTGCGGATCCACGGCGAGCGCGGCGGTGTGCAGGCCCCCGGCGCGGCCCAGATCACGCAGTTCGGCGAGGGCGGCGGTCACCTGATCCTCAAGGCCGGCCGTGGCGGGCAGCTCGGTCAGCCGTCGCGACGCCGCGCGGGGCCGCGTCTCCCGGGCCTGACCGGCCTCGGCGGCCAGGCCCGTCCAGTGCCGCACGACCGGCCTGCCGAAGTCGGCGACGATGCCCTGGAAACCGCCCCCGCCGACGAGGAACTCGCCCATCCTCCCGGGGTCGTTCCACAGGTAGAACGGCGCGTACTGGTTGACCGGCGACCCGGCGACGCCCCGCTCGCGGACCAGGTAGGCCTTCAGGCCGAGCCCGGCCCGGTCGTCGAGGGCGTGGCCGCGCGTGGCCACCCGCTCGCGGATGATCGTCATGTCGTAGCCGGCGGGCAGGGTGATCTCGTACTGCATCGCATACACGGCGGGTCTCTCCGGTGGCTCAGGGGTGGGACAGCAGGGCGAGCACGCCCTCGATGGCCTGGTGGAACGGCTCGGGCGTGCCGGCCGCGCGGGCCAGGACATATCCGCCCTGCAGCACCGCCACGATCGTCGCGGCGGTCGCGCCCGGATCGAGACCGGCGTCGAGCTCGCCCAGGTCGCGTCCCTCGGCCAGCACCTCCGCGAGCCGGTCGCGCAGCCACGCGAACGTCTCCTCCACCGGCCGCCGCAGCGCCGGATCGGCCATGACGTCGGGGTCCTGGGTGAGCCGGCCGATCGGGCAGCCCCGCAGCACCTCCCGCTCGCGCCGCAGGTAGGCCGACACGCGCTCGACGGCCGTGCCCGGGCCGCCCAGGATCTCCTCCACCCCGGCGCGCATCTCCTCCGCCGTACGGGTGATCGCGGCCAGCGCAAGGTCGGGCTTCCCGGAAAAGTGGTGATACATGCTGCCCTGACCGGCTCCCGCCCGCTGCTGGATGGCCCGCGGGCTGGTGCCGACGTAGCCGCGTTCCCAGAGCAGTTCGCGGGTGCTCTCGATCAGGCGGTCCGGTGTGCTCACGCCGTACATACTAGTAGGTACAGAGAACTGTTGGTGAAGCCGTACAAAACATGAGGCGGTGTGTTGCAGGGGTCATACACCTGAGCAGGGGTCGGGGCGGCCTAGGGTATTCCCGTCGGACCGGAGAAGGAGAGGCCGTGCTCTACCCCGCCCTGAAGTTCGTCAGCGTTCCCGTCATGCACGCACTGTGGCGGCCGCGAACGGAAGGACGCGAGCACGTCCCCGCGCACGGGCCCGCGATCCTCGCCTCCAACCACCTGTCCGTGCTCGACTCGTTCTTCATGCCGGCCGTCGTGCCGCGCATGGTGCGGTTCGTGGCGAAGAAGGAGTACTTCACCGGCAACCCCGTCGTGGCGGCGTGGATGCGCGCGATGGGGGCGATGGAGATCGACCGGGAGAACGTCTCCGCCGCCCAGGACATGCTCGACGCCGCGGTGGAGGTGCTGAAGGCGGGCGAGCTGTTCGGCATCTACCCCGAGGGCACCCGCTCCCCCGACGGCCGGCTCTATCGGGGGAAGGTCGGCGTGGCCTGGCTGTCGCTGACCACCGGCGCCCCGGTCGTGCCCGTCGCCATGATCGGCACCGAGAAGGTGCTGCCGCCCGGCACCTCGGTGCCGCGCCTGCACAGCATCGGCGTGCGGTTCGGCGAGCCGATGACCTTCACCGGCGACGCGGGCAACGCCCGCGACCGGCGGAGGGTGACCGACGAGGTCATGGCCGCGATCCAGCGCCTGTCCGGCCAGGAGTACGTCCCCCGGTACGGCGCCAGCGTCAAGGGCTCCGGCGAAGCCGGAGTGTGAACGACGGCGGACCCCGCTAGGCTCTGAACCCGACCGCAGGGCCGTCGTTGGGAGTGCGCGTGCCGCGAGGACGTACCATCGCGATCTCCGCAGCCGTGGCCGTCGTGGTGGCCGGGGCGGCCGCCGGGGGCGCCTACTACGTGTTCCACACGCGCGGCACTCCGCAGGAGACGGCCGCGCGGTTCACCGCGGCCTGGTCGAAGGGCGACCTCGCGGCCATGAAGGCCGAGCTCGCCACGCCCGCCGCGGGCTTCGACGCGGCGTACGCCGAGCTCACGAAGAACCTCGGCGTGGCGAAGGTCACCGTGCGCGACGTGCGGGCCGGCGCGGCGAAGGACGACCGGGCGACCGCCTCCTACACCGCCACCGCCACGGTGAAGAACGTCGGCGACTGGACCTACCAGGGCTCGCTCAAGCTCGTGGTCAAGGACCACTACTGGAAGGTCGACTGGTCGCCGTCCGCGGTCCACCCCGCGCTCGACGGGACCAACCACCTGGCGCTGAAGACGTCGTGGCCGCAGCGGGCCGCCATCACCGACGCCAACGGCGACCGCATCGACGGCGGCGACGTGGGCGGCTCGGTGCAGCAGCTCGTGGGCTTCCTCGACAAGGCGACGGACAAGGACGTCGAGAAGCTGGGCACCGCCTACAAGAAGGGCGACGCCGTGGGCCGCGGCGGCCTGCAGGAGACGTTCCAGAAGCAGCTCGCCGGCACTCCGACCACCGAGATCCAGGTGGTCGGCGACAGCCGTAAGACCCTGCACACCGTCAAGGGCTCCCCCGGCAAGGACCTGCGGACCAGCCTCGACCTGAAGGTGCAGCAGGCCGCAGCGGACGCCGTACGCGATCTGGACAAACCCGCCTCGCTCGTCGCCGTCAGGCCCTCGACGGGCGAGATCCTCGCCGTCGTGAACAACAGGGGCGGCTTCAACCGCGCCCTGGACGGCAAGTACCCCCCGGGATCCACGTTCAAGACGGTCACTGCCGCCGGGCTGCTGGCCGAGGGACTGACGCCGTCGAGCCGGGTGACCTGCCCCAAGGAGGCGGTCGTCGGCGGGCTGAAGATCCGCAACTCCGACCACGAGGCGTTCGGGTCGCTGTCGTTCCTCGACTCCTACGCCCACTCGTGCAACACGACGTTCGCGCCGCTCGCCGCGCAGAAGCTGGGCGCGCGCAAGCTGTACGACATGGCGACGAACCTGGGCTTCAACCGGCCGCTGCGCATCGGCGTCCCGGCGACCCCCGGCAGCATGCCGAAGGCCACCAGCGACGCCGAGCTCGCCGCGGAGGCGTTCGGGCAGGCGAGGATCACCGCGAGCCCGCTGGTGATCGCGACCGTGGCCGCGGCGGTGGCCGACGGCTCCTGGCGGCCGCCCACGCTGGTGCCCTCACTGGAGCAGAAGACCGCTCCCGAGAAGCTGCCGGACGAGGTCGTCGAGCCCCTGCGGTCGATGATGCGGGCCGTGGTCACCAAGGGCACCGCCCACGGCGCCGGGCTGCCTGCGGGGACCGCGGGCAAGACCGGGACCGCCGAGTTCGGCACCGGGCCCAAGCTCGACTCGCACGCCTGGTTCATGGGCTTCCGCGGCGACCTGGCCTTCGCCGTCGTCGTGGAGGCCGGCGGCATGGGCGGCTCGGTGGCCGCCCCGGTCGCCGCGCACTTCCTCAAGTCCCTGTCCTGATGAGGCCGAGGGCGCACGTCACGTGACGGCCGCATCGAGGTCGCCGCTTCACGGCGCCTCGTGGGCTCCGCTAAACCGGCAGAGCGGCGGCGTCGTGCCGCAGGGCCATGACCAGCAGGGTCGCGATCAACGTGGCGATGAGCAACCAGCTCACCGCGATGATCACGGTGGAGCGGCCCGGCAGGCGGCGGCCCGTGCCTCGCCCCTGCCGTCCGCGCTCCGCACGGTGGTTGAACGACTCGAGCCTGGCCGCAAGCTTCGGGTCCTCATCCGTGAGGTGCCGCTCGATCATCGCCAGCATCCGCTCTTCGTCCTGCGACCAGGCCATCGCGCAACTCTCCCAGAACGCAAGGTATGTGCCGACGTTCTGCCCAACCATGAAGATCGTTAGCCGTTTCCAGGGCCGCGATTTACGACGCGTTGCATGTTGCGATCTCCATCGAACCTCTGTTCTAATCTGAGGGTGCGGTGGGAAGGGCTGCGGCTCGAAACGGGGGAAGGCGCACAGGGAGAGACGACTCCCCTGTTCGCGCGGTCGGCGGTGACCCGGACCTTCGACACCCCGGAGTTCCGGGGCGTCACCTTCTACGAGATCCACGCACGGTCGATCATCAACCGGGTCCCCTCGGCCAGCCGGGTCCCGTTCGAGTGGACGATCAATCCCTACCGGGGCTGCACCCACGCGTGCACGTACTGCTTCGCCCGCAGGACGCACGAATATCTCGACCTGGACTCCGGGCGGGACTTCGACTCGAAGATCGTCGTGAAGGTCAACGCCCCCGACCTCGTACGGAGGGAACTGGCGGCGCCCCGGTGGGGCGGGCACCCCATCGCCATGGGGACCAACGTCGACTGCTACCAGCGGGCCGAGGGCCGATACCGGCTGATGCCGGGCATCCTCGCGGCGCTGCGGGACGCCCGCAACCCGTTCTCGATCCTCACCAAGGGCTCACTGATCCTGCGCGACCTCGATCTGCTCGCCGAGGCCGCGCAGGTGACCGACGTCAGCACGGCCGTCTCGATCGGGTTCACCGACGAGTCGCTGTGGCGGGCCGTCGAGCCGGGCACCCCTTCCCCGCGCAAGCGGCTGGAGGTGTGCGCCACGCTGAACGAGCACGGCATCCCCTGCGGCGTGCTCATGGCGCCGATCCTCCCCTATCTGGGCGACTCCCCGCAGGCGCTGGAGGCCACCGTGCGCCGCATCGCCGAGACCGGCGCGACGCACGTCACGCCGATCGTGCTCCACCTGCGGCCGGGCGCACGCGAGTGGTTCATGGCCTGGCTGGCGCGCGAGCACCCCCGGCTCGTCCCCCGTTACCTGGAGCTGTACGGCCGGGGCGCCTACGCCCCCAAGGCATACCAGGAACGGATCGGCCACGCCGTGCGCGCGCTCGCCAGCAAGTACGGCATCGGCCGGTCGGCCCCGCGCGGCGATCAGGCACCAGGAACGGGCGGCGGCGATCGCGCCGCCGAGGCGGGTGGCAACGCCGCGGCCGACCCGGGTGGCGCCCGTTCCTGGCGACGGCCCGGCGAGCGGCCGGCTCCCTCGCCCGCACCACCCGCGCCGCCCGAACAGCTCACGCTCCTTTAGGCAACCGCTGGCGGTAAGCGGCCGTCGGGGGGATAGGCGGCGGTGCGGCCGCTCCTGCTCGGCCCCGGAGCGGACGGGCCGGTCAGGTGTCACCGGCCGATGGCGGCACGGCGAAGGCACCGGCGGATGCGGCGAGAGCGGCGGTTCTGGCCGCCTGGCCGGGCAGGTCCGGGCCGGGCGGCGTGCGGAGAAGCACCAACTGGTGATACACGGGGGCCGTGGCGGCGATGAGCAGTCGCCGGGCGTCCGTGCCCGGCGGGAGTTCGGCGCGCTCGACTGCTCGGCGGACGATGACCTCGCACCGGGCGTACCGGTCCTCCCAGAGCCGCCGTTGGGCGTGATCGGCCTGCTCGGAGCGGAACGAAGCGGCGATCAGGGCCGCCACGATCGGCGGCTGTGCGGTGAGCGCGTCCTGGATCTCGCGGTTCAGTGCCGCCAGGTCGCCCTCCAGAGAACCAGTGTCCGGGGGCTGCCAGGCGTCGTCGCCCGCCGCGTCCAGGACGTCGGCGAGCAGGCCGCCGACGTCTCCCCAGCGCCGGTACACCGTCGCGCGGTGCACACCCGAGCGGGCGGCGACGGAGTCGACGGTGAGCCCGTCATAACCGTGCTCTCCGAGCTCGGCGAGCACCGCGTCGAGCACCTGCCTGCGGATACGGGCGGTACGGCCGCCGGGGCGGCGCCGGGGCGGCGGCACGGGCCTGGCGCCCTCCGGCTCTGGTGTGGAAGAAGTCATCGCTGGTGGTCCGGTTGCTCAATGGAACGGCGGCATGCAAGTATCTTAACGCACCAACTGTCGCAGTAGTGATGCCATCGACCCTCTTCGAAGCGTTGGCCAGGAAGGAAACGACGCGCGATGCCGGCTGTGCCCCCCGACCCGACCGTGCTGCATCCGATGCCCGGGCAACCGCGGGTGGTGTTGCTGAAGCCGCTGATCACCTCGCCGCTGATCGAGGTCGGCGAGTTCTCGTACTATGACGACCCGGACGATCCGACCGCGTTCGAGACCCGCAACGTGCTGTACCACTACGGGCCGGAGAAACTGGTCATCGGGAAGTTCTGCGCTCTGGGTGAGGGCGTGCGGTTCATCATGAACGGTGCCAACCATCGCATGGACGGACCTTCGACGTTCCCGTTCCCGATCATGGGCGGGTCCTGGGCGGAGCACTTCGACCTCATCACGGGCCTGCCCGGACGGGGCGACACGGTGGTGGGCAACGACGTCTGGCTCGGATACCGGTCGATGGTGATGCCCGGTGTACGCGTCGGCCACGGAGCGATCATCGCCTCCGGCTCGGTCGTCGCGGACGACGTCCCCGACTACGGCATCGCCGCCGGCAACCCCGCCAGGCTCATCCGCCGCCGCTACGGCGACACGGACATCGAGCGCCTCCTCGCGCTGGCCTGGTGGGACTGGCCGCTCCAGCACATCACCGACCACATCCGCACGATCATGTCCGGAAGCATCGACGACCTGGAGAACGCGGCGCCGCTCCCCCACGGATGATCCGGCGCTTCAGAGTTCCAGCACTTCCGAATCGAGTCATCGGCATGCCTGCCTCCACACCCCGCAACCCGTTCGCCGACCTGCTTCGCGCCCATGCCGTCCCGCTCACCCACCTCGACCCGGCGGCGCCGCTCGACGACCTGGAGCCGCTGCGCGACATCATCGGCTATGCGCGCGTCGTCGCGCTCGGCGAGAACTCGCACTTCATCACCGAGTTCTCGCTGCTGCGCCGGCGGATCCTGCGCTTCCTGGCCGAACGCTGCGGCTTCACCGTCCTGGCCTTCGAGTACGGCTTCAGCGAAGGCTTCCCCCTCGACGCCTGGGCCCAGGGCCAGGGGACGGACGACGACCTGGACGCCCGGCTCGCCGCGGCCATTCCTGTGGGAGTCGCGGAGCCGCTGCGCTGGATACGCCGGCACAACGCCACCGCCGAGGTGCCGGTGCGCTTCGCCGGGATCGACGTCCCCGCGGCCGGCGGCTCGCTGCTGCCCGCCCTGACCCCCGTCGCCGACTACCTGCGGCGGATCGACCCCGAGACCCTCCCGCTGGTCCAGCAGGCCATCCGGATCGCCGAGTCGTTCGCCGGAGCGTCCGCCGCCTCGGCCGCGCCGGCCTGGACCCGCTTGGCCGCCGCCGAGCAGGACGCTCTCAGTGCGATCCTGATGCGCCTGCTCATCCGGTTCCGTGCCGTCGAGGTGCTGTACGTCTCCCGCGGCGACCGGCGAAGTTACGAGATCGCTCTGCGCCGGATCGAGGCCGCCTGCCACGCCGACTACGGCTTTCGTGCCATGGCCGGGCTGTACGCCGGCACCGGCCTGACCGCCGACACCTCGGCCCGCGACGTCTACATGGCCGGGTCGGTCCTGTGGCACCTGGAGCGCTTCGGCCCCGGCACCCGCATCGTGCTGGCGGCCCACAACGCCCACATTCAGAAGACGCCGGTCTCCTTCGACGGCCACCTCACCGGGCTCCCCATGGGACAGCACCTCCACCGCTGCCTGGCCGATGACTACGTCGCCCTCGCCCTGACCAGCATCACCGGGCACACCGCTGATATGCGTCCCGATGAGGACGCCCGCTTCGGATTCGCCATCGACAACACCAAGCTGGAGCCGCCCGAGCAGGGCAGCATCGAGGCCGCCTTCGCGGATGCCGGGCTCGGGCTGAGCATGGCCGATCTCCGCCGGGCGCGTGCGGAGGCCTCCGGCGGCGCGGGCCCCGACCGCATCCGGATCCAGAGCGCCTACCTGCACACCCCCGTCCTCGACGCGTTCGACGGCATCGTCAACACGCCGGTCTCCACCGTTGCCGGCGACATCGAGAACTGACGCCCCAGAGAGATCCGGGGCGATAAGACAGGTTCGTCGGGACCGCCGTCACCGGCCGCTTCTGTCCTCCTCGTGGGCGGATAGCCCCGCCGCGGGGGTGTCCGTGCGGATACGATCGGCGGCCGTGGAGGACGTCGCCGAGGACGCTGAGGACTTCGTCTGCGCGCATACCCGGCTCGCGGCCGTGCCGTACGTGCCGGAGATACGGCTGCACCTGGTCACGCCCAGCAATGCGCCCAGCGGCGTGCCCACCGGCGGGGCGCCGGGCGTAGGGCCGGACGCGGGCGGCGACGACCACGTGTACGAGTTGTGGGAGCGCGCCGGGCGGCTGCCCTTCTGGGCCTGCCCCTGGGCCGGAGGGCAGGCGCTGGCCCGCCACGTGCTCGACCACCCGGAGATCGTGCGGGGCCGCACCGTCCTCGACCTCGCCACCGGCTCGGGGCTGGTCGCGATCGCCGCGGCGCTGGCCGGAGCCGCCCTGGTCGTCGCCAACGACGTCGACCCGTACGCGCTGGCGGCCGTCGGCGTGAACGCCCGCGCCAACGGCGTCACGGTGCGGGTCGCCGCGGGCGACCTGCTCGACGGGACGCCGTCCCAGCAGGTCGTGCTGGCGGGGGACGTCTACTACGAGGAGCCGCTGGCCCGGCGGGTCACCCCGTTCCTGTCGAGGGCCGGCGGGGAGGTCCTCATCGGAGCGCCCGACCGCGCCTGCTCCTATCTCCCCGAGGGCGTGTTCGAGCAGGTCGGCGTGCATCAGGTGCCGGCCTTCCTGGAGGACACCCCCAGCAAACGGACAACCGTATATCGGCTTTCCACACACGCTGTGACCTAGCTCACAACAACGCGACAACTGCCGGTTACGTCACAGGGAAAGGGGATCTTCATCTGACACGAATCGGGGCGTAACAGTGTCATCTCTTCAGCGCAGGGTGGCCAGGAAAGCGGCGAGAGCGATCGTGCGGGCGCTGGAGGCCCGCGACCGGCGGCGCGCCCGGACGGCGCCGCCGCCCGAC
This region includes:
- a CDS encoding TetR/AcrR family transcriptional regulator, with the protein product MSTPDRLIESTRELLWERGYVGTSPRAIQQRAGAGQGSMYHHFSGKPDLALAAITRTAEEMRAGVEEILGGPGTAVERVSAYLRREREVLRGCPIGRLTQDPDVMADPALRRPVEETFAWLRDRLAEVLAEGRDLGELDAGLDPGATAATIVAVLQGGYVLARAAGTPEPFHQAIEGVLALLSHP
- a CDS encoding GNAT family N-acetyltransferase, whose product is MADSIRTERLVLRRWREDDKEPFAALNADPVVMEHFPATLSREDSDALAERIEAGFDEHGFGLWAVEADGEFIGFTGLSVPRFTAPFTPCVEIGWRLARSAWGRGYATEAARASLEDGFGRAGLTEVVSFTAVQNVRSQAVMRRLGMTHDPADDFDHPALPAGHPLRRHVLYRIRRQ
- a CDS encoding penicillin-binding transpeptidase domain-containing protein, with translation MPRGRTIAISAAVAVVVAGAAAGGAYYVFHTRGTPQETAARFTAAWSKGDLAAMKAELATPAAGFDAAYAELTKNLGVAKVTVRDVRAGAAKDDRATASYTATATVKNVGDWTYQGSLKLVVKDHYWKVDWSPSAVHPALDGTNHLALKTSWPQRAAITDANGDRIDGGDVGGSVQQLVGFLDKATDKDVEKLGTAYKKGDAVGRGGLQETFQKQLAGTPTTEIQVVGDSRKTLHTVKGSPGKDLRTSLDLKVQQAAADAVRDLDKPASLVAVRPSTGEILAVVNNRGGFNRALDGKYPPGSTFKTVTAAGLLAEGLTPSSRVTCPKEAVVGGLKIRNSDHEAFGSLSFLDSYAHSCNTTFAPLAAQKLGARKLYDMATNLGFNRPLRIGVPATPGSMPKATSDAELAAEAFGQARITASPLVIATVAAAVADGSWRPPTLVPSLEQKTAPEKLPDEVVEPLRSMMRAVVTKGTAHGAGLPAGTAGKTGTAEFGTGPKLDSHAWFMGFRGDLAFAVVVEAGGMGGSVAAPVAAHFLKSLS
- a CDS encoding sulfite exporter TauE/SafE family protein, translated to MTGTVTGLVTGLVTGFVTGFGDAVLLAAAGVLAGLVGTAGGITSLISYPALLAAGLPALAANVANIVALVACWPGSALASQPELRGRAPWLRRWVPLAALGGAAGSALLLSTPPGVFARVVPFLVAGGSLALLAQPRLALRHERRGSPDAVLPLGLTVLSVYNGYFGAGSGVMILALLLVTAEPRLPAANALKNMLLGAGALVSAAGFVLFGPVEWAAVVPLAVGLFAGSTLGPLVTRRLPSGLLRWLVALIGLGLAVRLWVAPGV
- a CDS encoding DUF4865 family protein, which codes for MQYEITLPAGYDMTIIRERVATRGHALDDRAGLGLKAYLVRERGVAGSPVNQYAPFYLWNDPGRMGEFLVGGGGFQGIVADFGRPVVRHWTGLAAEAGQARETRPRAASRRLTELPATAGLEDQVTAALAELRDLGRAGGLHTAALAVDPHHWRLLTFALWEREVPGAYADAERYEVLHLSAPGLAHLPMGRAW
- a CDS encoding helix-turn-helix domain-containing protein, yielding MDVMEVLAHPVRLRVVQALAGGRVLTTAQLCERISEVHKATVYRHVAALADAGVLEVDGEHRVRGAVERRYRLRERVVIDAGTVAAMTPEDHRRTFATAMAALISEFDAYLGLDGADPAADEVGYRQHVLWLSPEERAEMIAELRAVIVARMTNEPAPRRRRHLLSPILFPVETPPPDAGARPAS
- a CDS encoding alpha/beta fold hydrolase — encoded protein: MGRPASETTAPPLGRLYDVGERRLMLHRSGSGGPSVVFLPGAGLVGLDFLNVQEGAAAFATSVLYDRGGTGWSEPAPLPRRATEVAAELRGLLRATAVPGPFLLVGHSLGAFYARRYAQLFPDEVAGLLLLDPGHEDILDHMPAQAADLAERMRPDPARMPELTGEQRRAAREAYARLYAEWPAPLREALIGHHLASWRTSLRETENFETEVYDELRAGGPLPDVPLIVLTAGGVNPYWAKFLPEEVMREAHDGVRALHAAMARSVPRGRQRVVDGASHQYLHVERADEVLRAIRDLMTAI
- a CDS encoding NAD-dependent epimerase/dehydratase family protein, with the protein product MNGMRLLVLGGTTFVGRWVVTAAVERGWHVTTFTRGRAGWAHPEARAVTGDRLRPAGLAPLAEGRWDVVVDTWAGAPRVVRDSARALAGCADRYVYVSSRAVYAPPTPAGLNEDWPTVEASADAEDVDYAPNKRGGELAVEEAFGDRAVLARAGLILGPHELPGQLPHWLLRAARGGEMLAPGPAGQPFRYVDVRDLVAWLLDAAERGVRGPVNLVNPEGHCTTRDLLESAVAVTGGLAEPVWVEPEAIEAAGIDRWAALPGWIPPGPALAGFIRTDVGRAMATGLRCRPVVETVADTWAWLTGSGEIPAFPPGLDPDEERAVIDAWRRSAGAAL
- a CDS encoding lysophospholipid acyltransferase family protein → MLYPALKFVSVPVMHALWRPRTEGREHVPAHGPAILASNHLSVLDSFFMPAVVPRMVRFVAKKEYFTGNPVVAAWMRAMGAMEIDRENVSAAQDMLDAAVEVLKAGELFGIYPEGTRSPDGRLYRGKVGVAWLSLTTGAPVVPVAMIGTEKVLPPGTSVPRLHSIGVRFGEPMTFTGDAGNARDRRRVTDEVMAAIQRLSGQEYVPRYGASVKGSGEAGV